A region of Cardinium endosymbiont of Sogatella furcifera DNA encodes the following proteins:
- a CDS encoding IS110 family transposase, with protein sequence MNRILGLDIGKTWLDACFYSQEAKSVYKRFRNDEQGHKELIDYLDQVAVKIIVCEPTGGYERAICEKLYAANVHIHQVNTYTFSSFSKSLDHCKTDKHDGVPRRPPF encoded by the coding sequence ATGAACAGAATACTTGGTTTAGATATAGGGAAAACATGGCTGGATGCATGTTTCTATAGTCAAGAGGCTAAATCTGTATATAAAAGGTTTCGTAACGATGAGCAGGGCCATAAGGAACTTATAGATTATTTAGATCAAGTAGCTGTTAAAATTATAGTATGTGAACCAACTGGGGGATATGAAAGAGCCATTTGTGAGAAATTGTATGCCGCTAATGTACACATACATCAAGTGAATACATATACTTTTAGTTCATTTAGTAAATCTCTAGACCACTGTAAAACGGATAAACACGATGGCGTGCCACGAAGGCCTCCTTTCTAG
- the gatB gene encoding Asp-tRNA(Asn)/Glu-tRNA(Gln) amidotransferase subunit GatB produces the protein MHELIKEQYQVVIGLEIHIQLLTDSKMFSSDRAEYGALPNTNLSPVTLACPGALPRVNKKAFDYAIKLGLACGSTITDLNFFARKSYFYPDLPKGFQITQDTTPICQGGFVTIYSNEGIAKQIPLIRMHLEEDTGKSLHGMVEDITLLDYNRAGTPLVELVTAPALTTGEEAYQFLAEIRKLVRYLDICDGNMEEASLRCDANISVARKGAQRLGTRVEVKNMNSMRNVQLAIAYEIDRQIDLLEVGDPVIAETRNFQAASGETVSLRAKETASEYRYFPEPDIPPIWVSQEWIEGIRKTMPLLPRAYFKKFTEAYGLSDYTASVLTENKAFAMWFDELCQHTTHYIAAANWLLGPVKGYLNELSLSLEDFPLTTDCFVALITLVESGMVSFSIAASQIFPLLLQQLDTTPMALAKKLDLIQDSDEGKLKELITEVLSAYPDKVAAYKNGKSGLLAMFMGEIMKKSQGKANAPLARRLLEEALA, from the coding sequence ATGCATGAGCTTATAAAAGAGCAGTATCAAGTAGTTATTGGGCTAGAGATCCATATTCAATTGCTTACCGATAGTAAAATGTTTTCCTCCGATAGAGCTGAATATGGTGCGCTCCCCAACACAAACCTTAGTCCTGTTACTTTGGCTTGCCCTGGTGCGTTACCTAGGGTGAATAAAAAAGCATTTGACTATGCTATAAAATTAGGTTTAGCGTGTGGATCAACCATTACAGATTTAAATTTCTTTGCAAGAAAGAGTTATTTCTATCCAGACTTGCCCAAAGGCTTTCAAATTACACAAGATACGACGCCTATTTGCCAGGGGGGCTTTGTAACCATTTATTCCAATGAAGGGATAGCCAAACAAATTCCACTGATCCGCATGCACCTGGAAGAAGACACAGGGAAATCTTTGCATGGTATGGTAGAGGACATTACTTTATTGGATTACAATCGAGCAGGCACGCCCTTAGTGGAGTTGGTAACGGCGCCAGCGCTGACTACCGGAGAGGAAGCCTATCAGTTTTTAGCTGAAATCCGGAAGTTGGTACGCTATTTAGATATCTGTGATGGCAATATGGAAGAGGCTTCTTTGCGTTGTGATGCCAACATTTCCGTAGCCCGCAAGGGCGCCCAGCGTCTGGGTACCAGAGTGGAGGTTAAAAACATGAATTCTATGCGCAACGTGCAGCTGGCCATAGCCTATGAAATAGATCGCCAAATCGATTTATTAGAAGTAGGGGATCCAGTGATTGCAGAGACCAGGAACTTTCAAGCGGCTTCGGGGGAAACGGTCAGCCTACGGGCTAAGGAAACTGCCAGTGAATATCGCTATTTTCCAGAACCAGATATTCCCCCTATATGGGTTTCGCAAGAATGGATAGAAGGCATTCGTAAGACCATGCCTTTGTTGCCAAGGGCTTATTTTAAAAAATTTACTGAGGCATATGGTCTTTCGGATTATACTGCTTCTGTGCTTACTGAAAATAAAGCCTTTGCGATGTGGTTTGATGAACTATGTCAGCATACGACCCATTATATAGCCGCAGCCAATTGGTTGTTGGGGCCTGTCAAAGGCTACCTTAATGAGTTGTCACTTTCCTTAGAAGACTTTCCCCTTACGACTGATTGTTTTGTGGCACTGATCACTTTAGTAGAAAGCGGTATGGTTAGTTTTTCTATTGCGGCCAGTCAAATCTTTCCTTTGTTATTGCAGCAGCTAGATACCACGCCTATGGCGCTTGCCAAAAAGCTAGACCTGATACAGGATAGTGACGAAGGCAAACTAAAAGAACTGATTACCGAGGTATTATCAGCCTATCCAGACAAAGTGGCCGCCTATAAAAATGGAAAGTCAGGGCTACTAGCGATGTTTATGGGCGAGATTATGAAAAAGAGTCAGGGGAAAGCCAACGCACCCCTGGCACGTAGGTTATTAGAAGAGGCGTTGGCATAA
- the lptB gene encoding LPS export ABC transporter ATP-binding protein: MQLRADSLIKEYKGRKVVKGVSLTVASGEIVGLLGPNGAGKTTTFYMTVGLIKPNSGNIYLDDTCITPLPLYKRAQKGISYLPQEASVFRQLTVEENIMAVLEMRRLSKQACKEKLEGLLEEFSITHIRKSKGNVLSGGERRRTEIARALATDPKFVLLDEPFAGVDPIAVEEIQLLIAKLKHNNIGVLITDHNVDETLSITNRAYLMFAGALLKAGTAEELAEDEQVRKLYLGEKFELKRYE; the protein is encoded by the coding sequence ATGCAACTGCGTGCGGATTCGCTAATAAAAGAATACAAGGGTCGTAAGGTGGTAAAAGGGGTTTCCCTTACGGTTGCTTCTGGTGAAATTGTGGGATTGCTTGGCCCAAATGGGGCAGGTAAAACCACTACCTTTTATATGACCGTTGGGCTGATCAAGCCAAATAGTGGCAACATTTATTTAGATGATACCTGCATCACTCCATTGCCTTTGTACAAACGTGCCCAAAAAGGCATTAGTTATTTACCTCAGGAGGCCTCTGTCTTTAGGCAGCTAACCGTAGAAGAAAATATCATGGCTGTGTTGGAAATGCGTAGACTTTCCAAACAGGCATGCAAAGAAAAATTAGAAGGTTTACTGGAAGAGTTTAGTATTACGCATATACGGAAGAGCAAAGGCAATGTGCTTTCTGGAGGGGAGCGGCGCCGTACCGAAATCGCCAGGGCATTGGCTACGGACCCTAAATTTGTTTTGCTAGATGAACCTTTTGCAGGTGTCGACCCTATTGCGGTAGAAGAAATCCAATTGCTGATCGCCAAGTTAAAGCATAATAATATTGGCGTGCTGATTACAGATCATAATGTGGATGAAACGCTTTCTATTACGAATAGGGCCTATTTAATGTTTGCGGGGGCATTGCTCAAAGCGGGTACTGCAGAAGAATTGGCAGAAGATGAACAGGTACGCAAGCTGTACCTTGGCGAGAAGTTTGAATTAAAACGTTATGAATAA
- the tgt gene encoding tRNA guanosine(34) transglycosylase Tgt — translation MQFLVEHVDRHSKARAGLITTSRGTIRTPIFMPVGTIGSVKSVTQQVLQDQLDADIILGNTYHLYLRPGTKVLDAAGGLHPFMGWHRPILTDSGGYQVYSLAGNRKLTEAGVTFRSHIDGSTHLFTPEGVIDIQRSIGSDIMMVLDECTPYPCSYHYAKASMERTHRWLKRGIDYFDATLTESYAHQTLFPIVQGSIYKDLRIQSAETIAAADRPGNAIGGVCHPTGQLYELTELVCSILPSTKPRYLMGVGTPMDLLECIALGVDMFDCVMPTRNGRNGTLFTTQGILNIKNKKWAYDFSPIDATLGGPVSGYYSKAYLRHLITAKERLGAQLASVHNLTFYLWLVRQARAQIQQGTFVAWKNRIRQTIMEKI, via the coding sequence TTGCAATTTTTAGTAGAACATGTAGATCGGCACTCCAAGGCTAGAGCAGGGCTGATCACTACTAGTAGAGGGACCATCCGTACCCCTATCTTTATGCCAGTAGGTACAATAGGATCGGTAAAATCAGTTACACAGCAGGTACTACAAGACCAGCTGGATGCCGATATCATCTTAGGCAACACCTATCATCTCTATTTGCGTCCAGGTACTAAGGTATTGGATGCAGCAGGCGGTCTCCACCCCTTTATGGGATGGCATCGCCCGATATTAACCGATAGTGGGGGCTATCAAGTCTACTCACTGGCCGGTAACCGCAAGCTGACAGAAGCAGGTGTAACCTTTCGTTCGCATATAGATGGGTCTACACATCTCTTTACACCAGAAGGCGTAATAGATATTCAACGCAGTATTGGGTCTGATATCATGATGGTACTGGATGAATGCACCCCTTATCCTTGTAGCTACCACTATGCTAAAGCGTCTATGGAACGTACCCATCGTTGGCTCAAAAGAGGGATAGACTATTTTGATGCTACCTTAACGGAGTCCTATGCCCATCAAACCCTTTTCCCTATTGTACAAGGGAGTATTTATAAAGATCTACGCATTCAATCTGCAGAAACCATTGCAGCAGCTGATCGGCCCGGAAACGCTATAGGAGGGGTATGCCACCCTACGGGTCAACTCTATGAGCTTACAGAATTGGTTTGTTCCATTTTGCCTAGCACTAAGCCACGCTATTTAATGGGCGTCGGTACACCGATGGATCTTTTAGAGTGTATCGCGCTAGGTGTTGATATGTTTGATTGTGTGATGCCTACACGGAATGGACGCAATGGTACCTTATTCACGACACAAGGCATACTCAATATCAAAAATAAAAAATGGGCCTATGACTTTAGTCCGATAGATGCCACACTAGGTGGGCCTGTGAGTGGCTATTACTCCAAAGCCTATTTGCGCCATTTGATTACCGCCAAAGAACGATTAGGTGCGCAATTAGCCAGTGTGCATAACCTCACTTTTTATCTATGGCTGGTACGTCAAGCCAGAGCGCAAATTCAGCAGGGCACCTTTGTGGCATGGAAAAACCGTATACGCCAAACCATTATGGAAAAAATCTAA
- a CDS encoding LptF/LptG family permease produces MKLLDRYIFKKFFATFFVVLTIATLVIVVIHAAENVSSFKKHQLSFHQVFHYYCVLTLHIVNLLSPIIVFWTTIWVTTRLAKRSEIIALLSSGIGLHRIITPYLIIAWLLTGANFYLTGWLLAGTNKERVQFETQYLGMGFFVRSDYVQLKVGTNQYLHIAKYHGCYNTGYDVSLDTFKDHALIERLHAKKIEWQATDQTWILRSWQKRVFFPKHEALTVGDSLTMPLAVHPEDFAINPNLKDGLTLPELELHIQKLIYKGSASVRFFIAEKHIRYMTPFAIVILIVLGFLVALHKPRGSIGRRITLGSILACFYIVLFLSAKIVAETQSEHPLLDIWLPNIIFSILCIAFYRLVPK; encoded by the coding sequence ATGAAGCTACTAGATCGATACATTTTTAAAAAGTTTTTTGCCACTTTTTTTGTTGTACTCACCATCGCTACCTTAGTGATTGTTGTGATTCATGCAGCGGAAAATGTAAGCAGTTTTAAAAAACACCAGCTTTCTTTCCATCAAGTATTTCACTACTATTGTGTACTCACTCTGCACATTGTGAATCTTTTATCCCCTATTATTGTCTTCTGGACTACTATTTGGGTGACTACTAGACTAGCCAAACGATCAGAGATTATTGCCCTGCTCAGCAGTGGGATTGGTTTGCATCGCATCATTACACCTTATCTAATCATTGCATGGCTACTTACTGGCGCCAATTTTTATCTAACCGGTTGGTTATTGGCTGGCACGAATAAGGAACGTGTCCAGTTTGAAACACAATATCTAGGTATGGGTTTCTTTGTGCGGTCAGACTACGTACAGCTTAAGGTAGGCACGAATCAATACCTCCATATCGCTAAATACCATGGTTGTTATAATACAGGGTATGATGTAAGCTTAGATACCTTTAAAGACCATGCCCTAATAGAACGACTCCATGCTAAAAAAATAGAATGGCAGGCAACAGACCAAACATGGATCCTACGATCTTGGCAAAAGCGTGTCTTTTTCCCAAAACATGAAGCGCTGACAGTAGGAGACAGCCTGACCATGCCTTTAGCCGTACATCCAGAAGATTTTGCCATTAATCCCAATCTAAAAGATGGGTTAACCCTCCCTGAATTGGAGTTGCATATTCAAAAATTAATCTATAAGGGTAGCGCAAGTGTACGTTTTTTCATAGCAGAGAAACACATTCGCTATATGACACCCTTTGCCATTGTTATTTTGATTGTATTGGGTTTCTTAGTGGCATTGCATAAGCCAAGAGGTAGTATAGGCAGGCGCATTACTTTAGGCAGTATACTCGCTTGCTTCTATATCGTTCTCTTTCTATCTGCAAAAATTGTAGCAGAAACACAAAGCGAGCATCCACTCCTGGACATATGGTTGCCTAACATTATTTTTTCTATACTATGCATAGCCTTTTATCGACTCGTTCCTAAATAA
- a CDS encoding MotA/TolQ/ExbB proton channel family protein gives MNISTSHTLLDLLLKGGWLMLPLALLSLLSLYILAERLLTYRRYLHFPSDFLADLEAHLSHGDLTQIQSICAEQTNIIQKVISKGIAERHATHAALILESESGRVISFLEEKLSLLATIAGAAPMIGFLGTVTGMIQTFMAMSQEKHHLSAQVFSSGIYEAMVTTVAGLVVGIVAYLGYNYCIAQVTKATARLNYLVNLFIAKVR, from the coding sequence ATGAATATCTCTACCTCGCACACACTGTTAGATCTACTTTTAAAAGGGGGTTGGCTTATGTTACCCCTTGCTTTGTTATCCTTATTAAGTCTCTACATACTAGCAGAGCGTCTATTGACCTATCGAAGGTATTTGCATTTCCCTAGCGATTTTTTAGCTGATTTAGAAGCACACTTAAGCCATGGAGATCTCACACAGATACAATCTATCTGTGCCGAACAAACGAACATCATTCAAAAAGTAATCAGCAAAGGGATAGCCGAGCGGCACGCTACCCATGCTGCATTGATTTTAGAAAGTGAATCTGGTAGGGTGATCTCCTTTTTAGAAGAGAAGCTTTCTCTACTGGCTACTATTGCTGGGGCTGCACCTATGATTGGGTTTTTAGGTACTGTAACGGGTATGATTCAAACCTTCATGGCCATGTCCCAAGAAAAGCATCACCTCTCTGCTCAGGTTTTTTCCAGTGGCATTTATGAAGCCATGGTAACCACTGTAGCAGGCCTAGTGGTTGGGATTGTAGCCTATTTGGGGTATAATTATTGCATTGCGCAAGTCACTAAAGCTACTGCAAGGCTGAATTATCTCGTGAACCTTTTTATTGCTAAAGTTAGATAG
- a CDS encoding ExbD/TolR family protein, which produces MKISTKNKINASFSMASMTDIIFLLLIFLLITASYNPKALPVDLPLSTNEKTESAAINVTITAQLVYYVEGKRVAFHQLQNVLQDILAKTSNKVVVLHMDKGLAIAHMVKVADMANQLGAAVAIATEFEKKR; this is translated from the coding sequence ATGAAAATCAGTACAAAAAATAAGATCAATGCTTCTTTTAGCATGGCGTCTATGACTGACATTATATTTTTACTATTGATTTTTTTACTGATCACAGCCAGTTATAACCCCAAGGCATTACCTGTTGACTTGCCATTAAGTACGAATGAAAAAACCGAATCTGCAGCCATCAATGTAACCATTACCGCTCAGCTGGTCTATTATGTAGAAGGGAAGCGCGTTGCCTTTCACCAATTACAAAATGTATTGCAGGATATATTGGCCAAAACATCCAATAAAGTGGTTGTATTACATATGGATAAAGGGCTTGCTATAGCCCATATGGTTAAAGTAGCAGATATGGCTAATCAATTAGGGGCTGCTGTGGCTATAGCAACCGAATTTGAAAAGAAACGATGA
- a CDS encoding cell envelope integrity protein TolA yields the protein MRNSWLFSPDGKGVALSIGLHLFILGLAYFIQRTPVPGISRGQAYRIALQPTSAYTPANHHQPDHIPQASIQTVRSAVTQADKPSKNRFKKKPLRPPQRRRKQIGGAPQKKSQPHQAPKIDERGLYHNGQNRGKQAGATLELRGWEWDALPDPKDTTEEFGKIVFEIKVDEDGEIISIQTIEKTVTPMVEKIYTDALRALTFSKTAETPSGISTGKVTFVIVAK from the coding sequence ATGAGAAATAGTTGGTTATTTTCTCCAGATGGAAAAGGAGTTGCGTTATCAATTGGGTTACATCTATTTATTTTAGGGTTAGCCTATTTTATACAGCGTACGCCAGTTCCAGGCATCTCTAGGGGGCAAGCTTATAGGATTGCACTGCAGCCGACCAGTGCCTATACTCCAGCCAACCACCACCAGCCTGACCATATACCCCAGGCCTCCATACAAACCGTTCGTTCAGCAGTCACCCAGGCTGATAAGCCATCTAAAAATCGATTCAAAAAGAAGCCTTTACGTCCACCACAGCGGCGCCGGAAGCAAATAGGTGGTGCACCACAGAAAAAGTCACAACCCCATCAAGCTCCTAAGATAGATGAACGAGGTTTATACCACAACGGACAAAACCGTGGGAAACAAGCCGGCGCGACTCTTGAATTAAGGGGATGGGAATGGGATGCCCTACCTGACCCAAAAGATACTACCGAAGAGTTTGGTAAAATAGTTTTTGAAATTAAAGTAGATGAAGACGGCGAAATTATTTCTATCCAAACGATAGAGAAAACAGTGACTCCTATGGTAGAAAAGATTTATACAGACGCATTGCGTGCCCTTACCTTTAGCAAAACCGCGGAGACACCATCTGGTATCTCTACAGGTAAGGTTACCTTTGTAATAGTAGCAAAATAA
- a CDS encoding formylglycine-generating enzyme family protein → MFMLLVSYNRFLPKHFRHNLARLLWLAYITISSCSALLDDEGEIIGDNNKSTSSNKPPIGMVLIRAGSCVMGSGVNQSVVAKTNITQMVTVGPFYMDEAPVTNAQYRKFIAIVQADPAAYGLDEAYINEKLMPDPTVWKRDFGFMFMDDSFGKSHWEDPRFDAHPVVGITWEAAQQYARIRTIRRNKHLEAKGRPPGPSFRLPTEAEWERAAKGGKESGQYPFGGPSVRDKKGNLLANFQVTKGNYAASGYAYTSPVKAFPPNAYGLYDMAGNVYDWCANVPSTLLIHKNETISPFYKDEDGVFRVIKGGSWKDYSYALQTGVSDYEHKDMARAYIGFRCVMSAI, encoded by the coding sequence ATGTTTATGCTTCTAGTTTCCTACAATCGTTTTTTACCTAAGCACTTTAGGCATAACCTAGCGAGGCTATTATGGCTTGCCTATATAACAATAAGTAGTTGTAGTGCACTGCTTGATGATGAAGGAGAAATTATAGGTGACAACAATAAGTCCACATCGAGCAATAAACCGCCCATAGGGATGGTCCTTATTCGAGCCGGTAGCTGTGTGATGGGCAGCGGTGTGAATCAAAGTGTAGTGGCCAAAACCAATATCACCCAAATGGTAACCGTAGGGCCGTTTTATATGGATGAGGCGCCCGTTACCAATGCGCAATACCGCAAATTCATAGCTATTGTGCAAGCGGACCCGGCCGCATATGGATTAGACGAAGCCTATATCAATGAAAAGCTTATGCCTGACCCAACCGTTTGGAAAAGGGATTTTGGCTTTATGTTTATGGACGATTCATTTGGTAAAAGCCATTGGGAGGATCCGCGCTTTGATGCCCATCCTGTAGTAGGCATCACTTGGGAAGCGGCACAACAGTATGCACGCATTCGTACCATTCGTAGGAATAAGCATTTAGAAGCGAAGGGCCGTCCGCCTGGACCTAGCTTTAGGCTGCCTACAGAGGCTGAATGGGAACGTGCGGCAAAAGGCGGTAAAGAATCTGGCCAGTATCCATTTGGAGGACCTTCTGTAAGAGATAAGAAGGGAAACTTATTGGCTAACTTTCAGGTTACAAAAGGCAACTATGCAGCATCTGGTTATGCCTATACCTCTCCGGTAAAGGCTTTTCCACCCAATGCTTATGGGCTTTACGATATGGCAGGTAATGTCTATGACTGGTGTGCAAATGTACCCAGCACTTTGTTGATCCATAAAAACGAGACAATTAGCCCATTTTATAAAGATGAAGACGGTGTCTTTAGGGTCATTAAAGGAGGCTCTTGGAAAGACTATTCCTATGCACTACAAACAGGTGTTTCTGATTATGAACATAAAGATATGGCGCGTGCCTATATTGGCTTTAGATGCGTGATGTCTGCCATATAA
- the gldL gene encoding gliding motility protein GldL: MKYNFTNHSFQHKFYGTIMPFIYNIGAAIVIFGAMFKLLNLPGGSIMLGLGLSTEALIFFLSAFEPKEQEIDWSRVYPELAPDYKGPPLAHRAAKSAPTITQQLDQCLEKASIDSALLEKLAATMRRFAERMENVPSFTNLSKVTEAYVDQVTQATQVMGDIAKVNDAVGHTLRSFTTLSSEDKLTHYFSQMEEMAHTLTSMNGLYKQALAHMEAQNTHTSARYAHLETALKAMEIAGSEAIHFKQELALLNEKVTALNEIYAKTLTAFKS; this comes from the coding sequence ATGAAATATAATTTCACAAACCATTCTTTTCAGCACAAATTTTATGGTACCATCATGCCCTTTATCTACAATATTGGTGCAGCTATTGTAATCTTTGGGGCTATGTTTAAGTTATTAAACCTACCTGGAGGCAGCATCATGCTGGGCCTTGGCCTCTCTACAGAAGCATTGATTTTCTTTTTGAGTGCTTTTGAGCCTAAAGAGCAAGAGATAGATTGGTCACGCGTCTATCCTGAACTAGCGCCTGATTATAAGGGGCCTCCTTTGGCCCATCGTGCTGCAAAATCAGCGCCGACCATTACCCAACAATTGGACCAATGTTTAGAAAAAGCCTCTATAGATAGTGCTTTATTGGAAAAGTTAGCCGCTACTATGCGTCGTTTTGCAGAACGTATGGAAAATGTACCTTCCTTTACTAACCTTAGTAAGGTTACAGAAGCCTATGTGGACCAGGTAACGCAGGCTACGCAAGTGATGGGAGATATTGCCAAAGTAAATGACGCAGTTGGGCATACACTACGTTCGTTTACTACGCTATCCTCTGAAGATAAATTGACGCATTATTTTAGTCAAATGGAAGAAATGGCCCATACACTGACCTCCATGAATGGGCTCTACAAGCAAGCTTTAGCCCATATGGAAGCCCAGAACACCCATACTAGTGCACGCTATGCCCATTTAGAAACCGCTTTAAAAGCGATGGAAATAGCAGGTAGCGAGGCGATACACTTTAAGCAAGAGCTTGCTTTGCTCAATGAAAAAGTAACCGCCCTAAACGAAATATATGCCAAGACCTTAACTGCCTTTAAAAGCTAA
- the gldM gene encoding gliding motility protein GldM yields the protein MYLVLTAMLALQVSSGVLDKFVLLSGSIDKSRTLQFSHNQRAIQALKNTVKDMGNRPEDMKILGQVLAMHQDTVALVGYIDGLKKQLIDAEGGIDQVTKLPKGLKNDGAVARLMMNKGEGDLLKTKLKAYIAQLAKLVHKPYAPIAFDAKDHDFFSHDPNQAKKDFVALNFDHTPLGAALATLSQFASEVVTTEADAIHTLGNMIGSSDVKFDTLKLLANTKSYIVAAGSKYEADLILAASSSAVSPEMFIDDQPVVVEDGVGKISFTASPGKYDSHGLAQKSFKAAIKLRLPGGKESTITEDIAYLVAKPVIQVRAATVQSLYRNCGNALDIQVPSLGASYNPRFKIEGGTLIPGSKRGVVTVIPKANQVQLKVYNADALIGTESFMVQDIPIPQIVITTKNKPIDMKTGVPAPGPRVVEAKVIPNKYFQDFLPKDARYRVAEWAITLARGSRPIHTLTVNHSVADLHSIASLARPGDRLVIEIKKIERQNFKNEVEPIIDGSCFNILLH from the coding sequence ATGTACCTAGTGTTAACGGCTATGTTGGCACTACAGGTCAGCTCTGGTGTATTAGATAAGTTCGTCCTACTGAGTGGTAGCATTGATAAAAGTAGAACCCTACAATTCAGCCACAATCAACGTGCCATTCAGGCATTAAAAAATACAGTAAAAGATATGGGCAATCGTCCAGAAGATATGAAAATACTCGGACAAGTCTTGGCGATGCATCAGGATACCGTAGCGTTGGTTGGGTATATTGATGGATTAAAAAAGCAATTAATTGATGCAGAGGGCGGTATAGATCAGGTCACCAAATTACCCAAAGGGCTCAAAAATGATGGAGCAGTAGCCCGTCTTATGATGAACAAAGGAGAAGGGGATCTGTTAAAAACTAAATTAAAGGCCTATATAGCACAGCTCGCTAAGCTGGTACATAAGCCTTATGCACCTATCGCTTTTGATGCAAAAGACCATGACTTTTTTAGTCATGATCCCAATCAAGCGAAGAAAGATTTTGTTGCCTTAAACTTTGACCACACACCGCTTGGTGCTGCATTGGCTACATTGAGTCAGTTTGCATCTGAGGTAGTCACTACAGAAGCAGATGCCATTCACACATTGGGCAACATGATTGGTTCCTCTGATGTTAAATTTGACACGCTTAAGTTGCTTGCCAATACCAAATCTTATATCGTTGCTGCTGGAAGCAAGTATGAAGCGGATTTAATTTTAGCCGCCTCTTCCTCTGCCGTTTCTCCAGAGATGTTTATCGATGACCAACCCGTTGTGGTAGAAGATGGTGTAGGCAAAATCTCCTTTACTGCTTCTCCTGGTAAATACGACAGCCATGGATTGGCCCAAAAGAGCTTTAAAGCTGCTATAAAATTGAGACTACCTGGGGGTAAGGAGTCGACCATTACAGAAGATATCGCTTATCTAGTAGCCAAGCCTGTGATTCAAGTAAGGGCTGCTACGGTCCAGTCGCTCTATCGGAATTGTGGCAATGCGTTAGATATTCAAGTCCCTTCTCTTGGCGCCAGCTATAACCCACGGTTTAAAATAGAGGGAGGTACCCTCATCCCTGGGTCTAAACGAGGCGTAGTCACCGTGATTCCTAAGGCGAACCAGGTTCAGTTAAAGGTATATAATGCCGACGCCTTAATAGGAACAGAATCATTTATGGTACAAGACATTCCCATTCCACAAATTGTGATTACCACTAAAAATAAACCCATTGACATGAAAACAGGCGTACCGGCGCCTGGCCCTAGGGTAGTAGAGGCAAAAGTCATTCCCAATAAATATTTTCAGGATTTTCTACCCAAAGATGCCCGGTACCGCGTAGCTGAATGGGCAATTACGTTGGCCAGAGGTAGCCGCCCTATTCATACATTAACGGTAAACCATAGTGTAGCGGACTTGCACAGCATAGCATCGTTGGCTAGGCCAGGCGATCGGTTGGTTATTGAAATAAAAAAGATAGAAAGGCAAAACTTTAAAAATGAAGTTGAACCCATTATAGATGGCTCATGCTTCAATATTTTACTTCATTAA